The genome window TCTCAAGATAAACCGAAATTAACAGACCGTTTCCGTAGCTTGATCGGAAGCATGTTTGATGAATAAAAGAGGAAAAGAAATTATGACATTTTCATTTGATACAGCAGCTGCTCAAGGTGCAGTTATTAAAGTAATTGGTGTCGGTGGAGGCGGTGGTAATGCTATTAACCGCATGATCGACGAAGGTGTTTCAGGCGTAGAATTCATTGCGGCGAACACAGACGTACAAGCCTTAAGCAGTACAAAAGCTGAAACAGTTATCCAACTTGGACCAAAGTTGACTCGTGGTTTGGGTGCTGGAGGTCGACCTGAGGTTGGTCGTAAGGCTGCTGAAGAAAGCGAAGAAGCATTGACAGCAGCGATTAGCGGTGCAGACATGGTCTTTATCACTGCTGGTATGGGTGGTGGATCTGGTACAGGAGCTGCCCCTGTTATTGCACGTATTGCTAAAGATTTAGGTGCCCTTACAGTTGGTGTTGTGACACGTCCTTTTGGCTTTGAAGGAAGCAAACGTGGTCAGTACGCTGTAGAAGGAATCAACGAACTTCGCGAACATGTTGATACTTTGTTGATTATTTCAAACAACAACTTGCTTGAAATTGTTGATAAGAAGACACCGCTTCTTGAAGCTCTTAGCGAGGCAGATAACGTCCTTCGCCAAGGTGTTCAAGGGATTACAGACTTGATTACCAACCCAGGTTTGATCAACCTTGACTTTGCCGATGTGAAAACTGTCATGGCAAACAAAGGGAATGCCCTTATGGGTATCGGTATTGGCAGTGGAGAAGAGCGTGTCGTTGAAGCAGCTCGTAAAGCGATTTACTCACCACTTCTTGAAACAACCATTGACGGTGCTGAAGATGTCATTGTCAACGTTACTGGTGGTCTTGATTTGACCTTGATTGAAGCAGAAGAAGCTTCTGAAATCGTCAATCAAGCAGCAGGCCAAGGAGTGAATATCTGGCTTGGAACCTCTATTGACGAAAGCATGAAAGATGAAATTCGTGTAACAGTTGTAGCGACTGGTGTTCGTCAAGAACGTGTAGAAAAAGTTGTTGGTTCTTCAGTAAAACAAGCGGCTCGTCGTGAAGCTTCAAGACAATCGCACCCTCAAAATTTTGATCGTCATTTTGACCTAGAAGATACAGCAGAATTACCAAAACAAAGCCAACGACGCTTTGAAACAAGTCAATCTTCTGCTTTTGGTGATTGGGACTTGCGCCGTGAATCAATCGTTCGTCAAACTGATTCAGTCGTATCACCTGTAGAACGTTTCGAAGCACCGACTTATCAGGACGAAGATGAGTTGGACACACCTCCATTCTTCAAGAATCGTTAATCAATGGATTTGAAAAAAAATACAGAGTTCGTTTTTCAGCAGGTCGCTGAAGCTAGCCGAGAAGCCAATCGTGATCCAGCTTCTGTTTCCATTATTGCAGTGACGAAATATGTGGACGTAAAAACAGCGGAAGCCCTGCTTCCCCTGGGTGTTCATCATATTGGTGAAAATCGTGTTGATAAATTTTTAGAAAAATATCAGACGTTAAAAGAATTCCCTGTCACTTGGCATTTGATTGGGACGCTACAAAGACGGAAGGTCAAAGAAGTAATCCCTTTTGTGGATTACTTTCATGCTTTAGATTCCTTGAAATTGGCACAGGAGATTCAAAAGAGAACAGATCATGTTATCAAGTGTTTCCTACAGGTCAATATTTCAGGAGAAGAAAGTAAGCACGGTTTTTCAAAAAAAGAATTACTAGAACTTTTGCCGGACTTGGCTCAGCTAGATCAGATTGAGTATGTTGGTTTGATGACCATGGCTCCTTTTGAGGCAGATTCTGATGAATTGAAACAAATTTTCAA of Streptococcus oralis contains these proteins:
- the ftsZ gene encoding cell division protein FtsZ translates to MTFSFDTAAAQGAVIKVIGVGGGGGNAINRMIDEGVSGVEFIAANTDVQALSSTKAETVIQLGPKLTRGLGAGGRPEVGRKAAEESEEALTAAISGADMVFITAGMGGGSGTGAAPVIARIAKDLGALTVGVVTRPFGFEGSKRGQYAVEGINELREHVDTLLIISNNNLLEIVDKKTPLLEALSEADNVLRQGVQGITDLITNPGLINLDFADVKTVMANKGNALMGIGIGSGEERVVEAARKAIYSPLLETTIDGAEDVIVNVTGGLDLTLIEAEEASEIVNQAAGQGVNIWLGTSIDESMKDEIRVTVVATGVRQERVEKVVGSSVKQAARREASRQSHPQNFDRHFDLEDTAELPKQSQRRFETSQSSAFGDWDLRRESIVRQTDSVVSPVERFEAPTYQDEDELDTPPFFKNR
- a CDS encoding YggS family pyridoxal phosphate-dependent enzyme, producing MDLKKNTEFVFQQVAEASREANRDPASVSIIAVTKYVDVKTAEALLPLGVHHIGENRVDKFLEKYQTLKEFPVTWHLIGTLQRRKVKEVIPFVDYFHALDSLKLAQEIQKRTDHVIKCFLQVNISGEESKHGFSKKELLELLPDLAQLDQIEYVGLMTMAPFEADSDELKQIFKKTQELQAVIREKQIPNMPMTELSMGMSRDYKEAIQFGSTFVRIGTAFFK